A DNA window from Choristoneura fumiferana chromosome 2, NRCan_CFum_1, whole genome shotgun sequence contains the following coding sequences:
- the LOC141445630 gene encoding serine protease inhibitor dipetalogastin-like: MRLLSALSLLLLHLQLYIQPSEANSPRRVILPDDGCNCDRTFILPVCSNSSFTYGNECQLNCESQARVKRGQTPIVVQYTGICKREGCICPTAVIPVCGSDDNTYENECRLSCESDRQVRLGLDPIYLKSQEECPSSCNCPIDIIPSCGSDGVTYSSQCLIRCENVKRARLGLPPILRTPGACPAAQCICPQYIYPVCGTDDRTYSNECQLVCESNRRQSLGLSAIKVKNQGRCPSVPCICSYIILPVCGSNGRTYDNECLLNCASKNQQNNGGPPIFLAYRGSCKSPICQCPVTFQPVCGTDRLTYRNVCYLNCASFNNIQSGGSAIFLSRIGRC; this comes from the exons ATGCGGCTTCTATCGg CGCTTTCGTTACTACTCTTACACCTGCAGCTGTACATCCAGCCCTCTGAAGCCAACTCACCGCGGCGAGTCATCCTCCCCGACGATGGCTGCAACTGCGACAGAACCTTCATCCTTCCCGTCTGCAGCAACAGTTCTTTTACCTACGGCAACGAATGCCAACTAAATTGCGAGAGCCAAGCCAGAGTCAAACGAGGACAAACGCCAATCGTAGTCCAATACACCGGCATATGCAAAAGAGAGGGATGCATCTGCCCCACTGCAGTCATCCCTGTCTGTGGatccgatgacaatacataTGAGAACGAATGTAGATTGAGCTGCGAAAGTGACAGGCAAGTTCGGCTCGGCTTGGACCCTATTTACTTAAAGAGCCAAGAGGAATGCCCCAGCTCTTGCAACTGTCCCATAGACATCATACCTTCTTGTGGCAGCGACGGCGTGACGTATTCCAGCCAATGTCTTATACGATGTGAGAACGTCAAACGCGCAAGGCTTGGTCTGCCGCCTATACTCAGAACTCCAGGTGCTTGCCCTGCTGCACAGTGCATCTGTCCGCAGTATATTTACCCAGTTTGCGGTACCGACGACCGGACGTATTCTAATGAATGCCAACTAGTATGCGAAAGCAATAGACGGCAAAGCTTGGGGTTGTCTGCTATCAAAGTCAAGAATCAAGGAAGGTGTCCCAGTGTACCATGCATCTGTTCGTATATTATTCTGCCAGTTTGTGGAAGCAACGGACGAACGTACGACAATGAATGCTTGTTGAATTGCGCTAGCAAGAATCAGCAAAACAACGGAGGTCCGCCAATCTTCTTGGCTTATAGAGGCTCTTGTAAATCGCCAATATGCCAATGTCCTGTGACATTTCAACCAGTTTGTGGCACGGACAGATTAACATACAGGAACGTCTGTTATCTCAATTGTGCTTCTTTCAACAACATACAGAGCGGCGGTTCGGCCATATTCCTCAGTAGAATTGGCAGATGCTGA